The following nucleotide sequence is from Chelonia mydas isolate rCheMyd1 chromosome 5, rCheMyd1.pri.v2, whole genome shotgun sequence.
AAATACCTGTCAATTTTTGTCCTGCTCTTTAGTCTCCCTGTCAGTTTATATGGTTTTACAATCAcaatttcctattttttaaaaaaatatttctctcccgTGTCTTCCACAAAAAGGTGCTACACAAAATAACAGGGAAACCGTTTAAATGACTGAGTTCAATTCTACAAGCATTACgcttgtgcttaattttacacaagcAAGTAGTTGCAagagaccagatcctcagttatGTAAACTGTCATAGGTCTTCAAAGTTGAAACCaggtaaggatctggcccattgacttgaatgggattactcacataaaaaaggtaggtttcagagtaacagccgtgttagtctgtatttgcaaaaagaaaaggagtacttgtggcaccttagagactaaccaatttatctgagcataagctttcgtgagctacagctcacttcatccgatgaagtgagctgtagctcacgaaagcttatgctcaaataaattggttagtctctaaggtgccacaagtactccttttctttttataaaaaagataCTCAAATGCTTAACTATTTACAGGATTGTTTGATCCATGACATTACTTCACTGCccatcccatgactacttagctACTCTAAGTCTTTtctgagggaccttgttaaaagTCTTTTGATAAATCTAAACAGTCAAGTGGTTTTTCTTTATCTACTACTTTAATGATGCTGTCTAAGAGATTAATGAGACATTATTTTCCTTAGCAGAAACCCTGTTGGCTAGATACTATCATATCATGAACTTCAAGtgttttattatttgattttCAATTGTTCATCCAATTTGCCAGGTACAGGGTAAGGCTTCCAGGTCTGTAATACTCCCCAGAACCATTTTATACACAAGTACAATATTTGCTACCCTTCAATCATCTGGAACAATAGTTTAGAAATCTTCCAAAATCTACCTAGGGAAGTAACCCTTACTCACGCATGTTGTCCCCTTTGCTTCTATAGGGCTATTCAGGTGAGTAAAGATTTGTAGAATATGGGACCTACCAGTTTGATCTTTTTCTGTTCTTCAGAGATCCCTGTATgttgttaattttttaattaaataatgagAGCATTAGTATTTATCACAGATCTTGGAACAAGTGAATAGTGACATATGAATGGTTAACTTTTAGATGTTGGTAGAATATCTGAAGTTGACAAAACAggctaaaatgtgtgtgtttgtctatTGAAGTTGTATTAGTTccattcttaaaatatttaacttgATTCTTTAATACTTATGCAGCTGATCAGAATGCATAATTTAGGAGCACACGTCTGAAAATTCTGGCCCATATTCTTACTATCAATATTGCTATAGTATACATATGCTGTGACTTCTATAAAGAGCATTGACTGTGCACTGTTATGTTAGCCACTAGATGCATATACAATATCACATAACAACATAAGCCTCAGAGTAGATGTGGACTATACTTTCCCCATGACAAAAATAAGTATCTGTTCCCTAACATCTATCTGTTCATTGTATGAATATAAATCTAGATTACAAGAACATAAGAAATCATAGGGATGGAAGACTATCAATTAGAGCCTGTCCACATAGCTAATCCAACACAAAATAAGCAATCTCCCCAATTCGTGTACCTCTGATATTTTCCTTCCAAATACCTTAtggtttttaaaactttgttagATGCTTCCATGCCTGCTCTTGACAGAACAGAAAAAAGATTAGTAACAGGAAAAGACAACCTGGCTCACTTATATGCCCTTTCAGTTCGTGGCTTTAATTTCACTTTCAGCATTAACTACTCTTTTTTTAAGATTAAACTAATGTTTTGACTCCATTGTGTCTATCAAGCATAGCCCCAGATCTCCCAAATGCACAGAAAAAGTATGTTCCCTGCCACCCCCATTAGAGAAGTGCAACATGTAATCCTCTCCACTAGCAGGTACAAAGAGGGAGAAATTGAGACCCCATCCTCACTTCTTGGATGGTTGTTGCCCACAGGGATACTAGCAATCATTGttacatttttcctttctgttccttCCAGGTTTCTCTGCCTTAATGTGATTGCTTCTCAGATTCCTTTTTTCAAAGGATTCCAGGCCTCTACCCTTTTTGTATAACTAAAAGACTGGTCTTGTTACTTGCTAAGAATTAATTTTTTACATAAACGATTCCAAAATAAGAGTTTTCTACTAAGGCCTGCACTGAAATACCTGAAAGTGCAAACTGCACCTCTAATTTCAGTTCCAttttccatgtagacaaggccttaaatgAGAGAGGAGTACGTTCAGCGTCTCAGGGCCTGAGTTTCTCAATTACTTGAGTTCATTTGATTGCCTCTATCATAACAACCTTTAGAATTCAAGATATTATAGAATTAAGtacgtttttaaaaaattccatgcTAGGAGAAAGTTCCTTATTTTTTCCAATACTACTGTTGAAAAAAATGCCCCAATTCTTTCTGCAACTTTTTCAGTATATACATAGTGCTACACGGtgcatctacatggggaaaagaacCAAGACAGTTAGAAAATAAAAACTAACTTTTACTAACCCTGATATTTTTTTCACAGAGAAGTTCTTATGTGAATGATCTGCacttaatataaaaagaaaaggagtacttgtggcaccttagagactaaccaatttatttgagcttaagctttcgtgagctgtagctcacaaaagcttttgcgaatacagactaacacggctgctactctgaaacctgcacgtAATATAGTTTCTTATCTTGCTTCCTCTCAcacagtggctttcaacctgtggtctcTAGACTACTGAGGAGGTCTgcagactatgcctaagatttccaaggGGGTCctatctccatttgaaattttttaggggtccacctAAGAAAAAGGGTTGAAAACCCCTAGTCTAGCTGGCACAATGCTGCTTTTTAACATTTCCCAAGAGTTTTATCCTTCAtgaattccaaggccagaaggggcagtgtgatcatgtcatctgacctcttgtataacacaagccataaaTCTAGCTTCATATCTAACTTACTTCAAATTTGGCTTGTTGTGGGAACTGTAACACTGGCAGCTTGTGGGAGCCCAAGAACTGCACTCAGGAGCCTTGGGTGCTCTGCTACTGAACTGCtgagtaaccttgggcaagtctctgctctgcacctcagtttccccatctgtgaaatggggtaatgatactaacctcctttgtaaagtgctttgagagctattgATGGTTAAGCGCTGTATAAAATGTAGATATTATTACTAATCACTATTCAATGGAAGAGCTAGGCGATGGCTATACGTGCGGGCCCGACTGACCAAGGTGTTACTCTAGCTTTGTGCCAAAGGGAAGTGGAACAGAGCAAGGCCGTGCACGCAGGCGGGCCCGGCTGTGAAGCAGGGCGAGAGAGGCTCCAGCTGGAGATACTCCACCTCGCTGCCTTCCACCAGGTGCCGCAGTCCTCGCCCGGCCCGCACTGACTGCGTCAGGAACTGCTCGGGGGCGGAGGGCGGCGGCTGGGCAGGGACAGCGGAgcctgggagcaggggctgggccacgaGCCGCCTGGAGGTCAAGCGCAGCCCCGCTCAGAACAACGGTGATAGGGCCACGTGCGCCACCCCGATCCCGCTTCTGTCCGGGCCGCGGCCGCCGCCTCTGCCTCGGCAGCAGCAGCCGCATCCAGCCCCGACCGTCCACCCCAACCCTGGCTCCCTCCTCTCGGCCTGGGCACCTTCCGCGCATGCGCTAAAGGCGCGCGCGGTGGGGGTGCAATCAGCGTCGGCGGCGCCCGGCTTTTCTGTGCGCATGCGTGAGTAGGACTCGCCGCGGGCTCCCTGAGCCAGCTTACCATAAATGCGCCGGAAGTAATCTCAACGTCTCCGCTCCGGGTCGGCAGTGTACGCATGCGGTGTGTGAAGGAGCTGCCCAGCTGGCGCGTACGCGCGGAGACCATGCTGTCGTCGGCTGCTTTTGAGTGTGCCGCGTCCTGTCACCAGCCAGTGCGCAGGCGTGTCCCGGTGTCGCCGCCGCTCCTCACTGACTGACTGCGCAGTGTCGTCAAGCGCCGCTCGGATCAGCGCGGTTCGGCCGAGCGATCAGCCCCTTCGCGGGAGGGGTCCGGCGCCGGGCAGCACcgcccccaccctgtgccccgGGCCTAGAGCCGGCCGGCCTCGTCCCACGTGTCCCCTCCGAGAGGCTTCTGTCCCCGCTGTGTGGGCCAGCGCTGCCCCCGTCCCCTTCCCGCTGAGAGGACGCGGGGCCCCCAGGCCGTGTGAGGCCCAGGGCGGCCCGTGCGTAGGCTGAGGAGCCAGCGCCTGTCTCAGTGCGGGGCGCCGTGCTATCCCCGTTTCCCGGTGAGATCAGAGAGGGGCGGGCCGGGCAGCGGCAGGATGAAGCTGGTGAGGAAGGACATCGAGAAGGATAACGCGGGGCAGGTGACCCTGATCCCCGAGGATCCCGAGGACATATGGCACACCTACAATCTGCTGCAGGTGGGCGACAGCCTGCGGGCATCCACCATCCGCAAGGTGCAGACCGAGTCTGCCACGGGCAGCGTGGGCAGCAACCGCATCCGCACCACCCTCACTCTCTGCGTGGAGACCATCGACTTCGACTCGCAGGCCTGCCAGCTGCGGGTCAAGGGGACCAACATCCAGGAGAATGAGTACGTCAAGATGGGAGCCTACCACACCATCGAGCTGGAGCCCAATCGCCAGTTCACGCTAGCCAAGAAGCAGTGGGACAGTGTGGTGCTGGAGCGCATTGAGCAGGCCTGCGACCCAAGCTGGAGCGCTGACGTGGCAGCCGTGGTCATGCAGGAGGGGCTGGCTCATATCTGTCTCGTTACCCCCAGCATGACACTGACCCGGGCTAAGATTGAAGTGAACATCCCCAGAAAACGAAAGGGTAATTGCAGTCAACATGACCGAGCACTGGAGAGATTCTATGAGCAGGTGGTGCAGGCAATCCAGCGTCATATCAACTTTGAGATTGTGAAATGTGTTCTGGTGGCCAGCCCGGGGTTCGTAAGAGAACAGTTCTGTGACTACATGTTCCAGCAGGCAGTCAAGACTGACAACAAGCTGCTGCTAGAGAACCGGTCCAAATTCCTTCAGGTAAAGTAGATAAGTAACCCTTAAACTGGGAAATCCAAAAAGAGTGAAGAGTTATACAGTGTGACAAGAAGGTGTTATAAGGAAAAGTGACATTAACACAAAGAAAACTTAGGCTGAACATCAAGAGaaatttattttttgtgagaTCTTAAATGATGGGCTAGTAAGGAATGTAGGTGTCCTTTTGTTTGGGACATTTAAATCTAGACTAGATAAAGCGGTAGATAATTAAATGCAGCAGTGCAAaggtaaggatggcatggtatggtattgctacccttacttctgcactgctgcctgcagagctggatcctcagtcagcagctgacACTCtgtggccacccagctctgaaggcagcagcacagaagtaagggtggtatggtATGGTTTTGGTATGCCTTTTTTTGGTATGCCatcctgacttctgtgctgccttcagagctgggtgaccagctgctgctctccggccacccagttctgaaggcagcacagaagtcagggtggcaataccacgcgatcccccacccccaaataaccGTGcaacccccccccgcaactcccttttggtcaggacccccaatttgagaaatgctggtctcccccgtgaaatctatatagtgtaaggtaaaagcacacaaaagaccagaattCACGGTGGGAgtccagatttcacagtccgtgacgcgtttttcatggccgtgaatttggtagggccctaatcatgagTGTTTAATGACAAATTTAATGCTGCtgtaaaaaaaaagcaaatgaaaacataCCTGTAACTGGCAGGGCTGAATTAATATTGCTGTTGAAAAccttaatatttgtttttcttcgcGTTTTGCTGTCTGCATGACCTTAAGGTTTCATTTACTAATTATTTTTCATCTGACTTCTTGGGTATTTTTTAAAGGAGGatgaaaaaaataagaaaatccaGATCTTCTTGGCTTCCTGAGTTTACTACTTCTGGCTTCCTAGATTAAGCAGGTCTTTAATCCAAAATCAAGCTTCCAAGCCTTTGGAGTCCAGTACATTAAAAATAGCTTCAGAAGTATGAAACGGGCATTTGTTTTAACTCAGTGTTTTAACATGGATATGTATCAGGTATTATCTGATTTGCAGTGATGACCAGCATGAGGAGCAGGGTCCAATCACTACTGAAAAGCGTCTGCAGCGTGTGCAATGCATGCCTCTTCTGAAGCATATATCTGTAGCCGTAgcaggttgttgtttttctgaACAGTTGGTATATCATTTCAGAGATATACCTTTAGAGAGAAAAACaacccatcttttttttttcttttttcttctttttttttttcaaatgtagcaAAAGCACTAGTTCCTATTGAGAATTACTCTGTCTAGTTTCAGATATTTTTTGCTCTAGGCCAGTGCTTAAGATCCCAGGATGTTTAAAACAAATCTTGAACGAtagaagcatttttttctatCCTTGCTAAATTCAGAGGTAGCTGAAGAGATGTTGttcaatatttctgaaaaaaattcaccTTGATAAAAAGACTGAcgatggaaaatttcagttcacAGGTGAAACATATAAGACTAAGTAATCAGCATGGACTAAATGATCCACTTTTTCTTCTATCTATAACATTTATTATTGTAGGTCCACTCCTCCTCGGGACATAAATATGCGCTGAAGGAAGCTCTTTGTGACCCAGCTGTGGCCAGCCGTCTCTCTGACACCAAAGCAGCTGGTGAGGTCAAAGCCTTGGATGACTTCTACAAGATGCTGCAACATGAGCCTGACCGTGCTTTTTATGGCCTCAAACATGTGGAAAAAGCCAATGAGGCCATGGCCATTGATACCCTGTTGATCAGTGATGAGCTCTTCAGGCACCAGGATGTGGCTTCTCGCAGCCGATATGTGCGGCTGGTAGATAGTGTGCGGGAGAACATGGGCACAGTGCGCATATTCTCCAGCCTCCATGTGTCTGGGGAGCAGCTTGGCCAGCTGACAGGGGTAGCAGCTATCCTGCGTTTCCCTGTTTCTGAGCTCTCTGACCAAGAGGAGGAATCCAGTTCTGAAGAGGATTGATGATGATGGCTCACTCCACCCTTCCCTCATAGCATAATAAGACTAAAGTGACAGTCATGGCACTTCCTTTCCAAATACTGCAAGCAGATGTGCCATGGCATGCAATTTAACTTTTTGAGGACAATATTTTTTAAGgtgtctggttttgttcaacacaCTCTACTGGATGGTCATATATATTTGCACTTGCTGTGGTAATGATGATGATGGGTATATTATAGGTTGGGGTTGACCATTGTTTGTACAAACTACACTCTGGATCTCCAAGAGCACAACAAACTAATATAAAATTCTCTGATTTGGTTCCTGAAAGCTGCTGATTAGGTATTTTAAAGCAGATGAGTTTCTTTGCCTTTTGGTGAATGTACAAAAAAGGATAATAaattaagaggggaaaaaaacactaaaATGTCACATTTCCTGTTTTAAGTTATGTGCTTGCAAACAATACTACAAAGTATGGGAAGCAACGTGTTAGGTATCATATTATAAAGAATACTGATACTTTTCAATCAGCTATCCAAGGCTTGCCCATCTGAAGGGCTATGTTGACAACTAGGTCAGGAACCCAGGGGCCATATCTTACTGATGTAAAAAGGAGTAGATTGTAGTAGGGATGGGAAGAATACCAGATGTGGATCTGTCTTCGTCATGAGTCCAGCCATTTGGCTGAATTTGGCAATATTTAATACTGTTCTGTCAGAAATGGAAactaaacaaaaaccaaaactgaaTTAACAATATCTCTTTAGACATGATGGAAACTGAAGGTCAAGGTGTGAAGCTGTATGTGCCATGCTTTTAACATTTCTTTAAATGCACTACTTCAGATCCCTGTCATGTGAGCTCCAGAAAGTTGTGCTCTGTGCTGGTTTATATGCTATAAATCAGATGCTCCAGCTTTAATTAATTGTTTTCTGATGAATCAGCATTGGGATCATTTGGACCTCATGCTGCAAACccttacttgcatgagtaaggttTGCAGAATTAAGTCCATAGCTTCTCCAGGAATCCTTTTGGCAATAGATAAATGGCTTGCATTACAATCTCACAATCTGTTATTCTCATgtagatgtttttaaaaacaggtatgTACAAAACAATATCTTTTGGGAACAGAAGATCTACTTAGAAGCAGGACTTTGACCTTTTTGAAGGTAGTGATTGTTAGAAAAAGTTAACTTTGTTATTTCCCAATTTTATTTAACCTATTTATCCATATTTATTAAAGGTGCTCAGAATTGAGGTGATCAAACAGTAATTCAGTATTTCCTGGAGTTTATAGTTTGGAAAAAAGtttagaggaggggaaagggagggaatcTTCAGCATCTAAAACCCAATTAAGGAGGGGTTTTGGGGAGGGCGTTCAGGAGTAATAGTGTAATTTTTACATACAAATAATACTCAGTTGTCAGGCAAGGCATGGccccaaatttatttttttttgttcttgttctttAAATATAACTGTTAGAACTCAACTTATGGGCAGCCCTTTAATTATAACTTGAATTAACTGCAGTGGGTTGCTGTGGTTCACTTTGGATATCTGATTATAGGAATCTTGGCCTTAGAGCCCAATCATGCAAGGTCTTGAACACCCTCAACTCCTATTGAACATTTATCTGTTTGAGGAATTATAAGTAATCACTGAATTTTTCTCTAACAATTAGCActatttcacttaaaaaaaaaaaaaaaggacattctTGTTGAAAGGCTGTAGTTTTATTGGGCAAGATTCTGAGCCACTAGCAAGGGTTGGAGTGCCCTCAGCttacattaaagtcaatgtgatTTGGCAGATACTAAATACTGCATAAGTATTTTCTCCCTTGAGATAGCTGTATTAGGCCTGTATGTTGGTAAGCAAACATCAGTGGTCGTTATTAAATATTGCAATAATCTTCAGGATAACGCTATTTATAATTAAGACCAGACTACAGTACTGAGCTTGTATTTAGCATGGATAGGTAGTGCCCCCTTTAATTTGGTTGGATTAAAATATCTTTACATTGGTATAATTTGTTGAATTATGCTATCCCAGATTGTGGGACAGAAGGGCTTGCTGGTTGTTTGTGTCTTGAGTGGAAAAAatgagttcatttaaaaaaacgtTCAGTGGTACTACTTTTTTTTAGTCTTTTGTAGTACATGAAAGGTACAAAGTCAAAATACTGTAATTCCACCGTTCTACATTATGTGCCTCTAAGTATGATAGCATGTACTGTATTGTCAAATACAGCTCTTCAAATAAATACAGCTAACCAATATATCAGTTTTTTGGAAAGGTATAATTCTCAGAAGTGAGAGAACTTATTTTTGCAGTTCAGTAACACTTGATTTATAGTGATTTTGTTTCTCTGCAGTATTTCTGTTTAAGTTTAGAATTGGGAGTTCTGCAGTAAATGAAATTTGTAAAatatagatttttcttttaactattaTTGCAGTGCCGCTAGTTTACTGGAAGAAATATATACTTCCAGAAAACAAGACACCTGGAAATTTGTTCATAAACACTTTTGTAGTGGAATCAAACTCATAAATGATACACAAGTAACAGGTAGAAAAATGCATCAGATTTCAGGAAAAAGGGATGAAATCATCCTCCAGGTAGATACAGTAATGCAGACTCCTTACACTTGGCAGAGTTCCATTGATGCTGATACCTTTGTAGTTAGAGGTATTTGCTGAAGGGTCCTTTCCATACTGGCACGTGTACTTGCAAAGTTAAGTCCTTAAACTTATATAAACCATATACAGGGATACTTCACCACTAGAAGTCAGCAAGTGTTAAACAACACAGCAGTATTACACTACAACTTAGGACAGGAAATGAGTACCTTTTCTAACTAAAACTGCAATGGAAGTAGAGATCCCTGAGACTGTGAAGTATATGGGACTTAACATAGAAAGAGGAGTCTGCTCTAGCATATCTGCTTGTAGGATTGGAATGTTGTGACCTGGCCTATGCTTAACATTAAGAGTATCAGTAGTCCTGTTTATTTTGATCCAGCAACCGCTGTTCCTGGACTGAATAATTCACTTGGGAAAAACCACTGCTGATCTCAACATGTAAGTGTTCTGGGATTTTCAGTATGAAATTTACTATAAAAATAGAATATGATCATCAACTAAAAAATAAATCCACTTGATTATGTatcttattttatttgctttgtaaCGGCTTTTTTAGAGAAGAACATGATTAACACAGGCAATCATTTATCTTTTTATTTGGCATTGAGCAGTTTTTTTCTCATTCAGGCCACTCAAATAAAATGCTATTAATTATAGACATATAAAGGTTATTTTACTAAACTTAAAACAAATTTATAGAGCAGTattactcagacctcagtggttcaggagccaagttagcaatcaacattacccaaaagtgccacagtagtgtgaattcattatatgtgtaatacacacacacacaaacattctcTTACAGTAAAATGagtaagtattattttatcaaccacaattggttaataacatagtaaaagcatcctgactgcTTAATAatttagactggttaataattaaatcacatcatgttttaatgtgtctcctgctgcTCTTTGCAACACACATTAAAAAGCCACTTGCAACTCTTGAGCCTCAGTCTGAACCCTCTAATTTGAAACATCCATTTAAAATGCAGACACTAAATCTGGATGCAGTGGTAGTGGAGTCAGGGATTCATGATAGTGAGCCTTGAAATGTAAAACTTGATTTTTAAGTTCCTTTTGTTACAGCAACACTAGTTAAATAGAAACCATGTAATGATATTAAGGATTATATTTTATTGTTGTATCCTTGGGTCTGATACCCTCCAAAAAAACCTTAAGTACTAGGTTTGGAGCAGAACAGAATAGTACCAACTCCACTTATTTTTAACTGTTGAAAATATAGATGGACAAACAAATTTTTTCTTTGTTACTTAGCATATATTTGacattttgttctgtttactTTGAACTATACATAATGAAAATATAACCTACTTATAAAAAGTGAACATATATATGTAGGCTTTTAATGTTCATTTTTGAATTAGCTCAGCTAGACCACTGTTTACATAACTAAAGTTTTCATATTCCTAGCTATGCTTTCTTAAACAGAAATGGCACAAGTTACCtcatttttagaaggaaaaatatgTCAAGTGTCAAATAGCAAAAAGGTTTATGCTACTGTTCATCTTATCCCCAGTCTGTCATCTGCAAAGCATGGTCTGTTTCTTATACACAAGATCTCTGAAAGTAAT
It contains:
- the PELO gene encoding protein pelota homolog, coding for MKLVRKDIEKDNAGQVTLIPEDPEDIWHTYNLLQVGDSLRASTIRKVQTESATGSVGSNRIRTTLTLCVETIDFDSQACQLRVKGTNIQENEYVKMGAYHTIELEPNRQFTLAKKQWDSVVLERIEQACDPSWSADVAAVVMQEGLAHICLVTPSMTLTRAKIEVNIPRKRKGNCSQHDRALERFYEQVVQAIQRHINFEIVKCVLVASPGFVREQFCDYMFQQAVKTDNKLLLENRSKFLQVHSSSGHKYALKEALCDPAVASRLSDTKAAGEVKALDDFYKMLQHEPDRAFYGLKHVEKANEAMAIDTLLISDELFRHQDVASRSRYVRLVDSVRENMGTVRIFSSLHVSGEQLGQLTGVAAILRFPVSELSDQEEESSSEED